The nucleotide sequence gaataatgaaagggttgactgtggagaagtcgtgaccttcgtcagaccgagaaacaacaaggaactgtggcaacgatggaagaactgtctgtggctgagactcagtgaacttacgcttgtgagcagacatagtggaaggtgaggaaaccattgcggaagaatcccccatgattaccggcgtctccgatggcgcgctcctcccttgtgggggccctctctgagggcactcccgccttaggtgattgttcacacctcaggtcacacctcccgacaaacggacggagggaccaattggcactttcggaaggtatcagctcgggttatcacccctccctgggcctggccattaccagggggtacgtacgtgtcctacctgtctacccggggcggggaattacgcgttaccccgtcaccggctacacacaaaaatgcgtgggtcggccttcagacacgcacatggaggaaaaaagagaaagggaaaaacaaagaaatggaaaggaaagaggagaggtctcaaacgccgcagcggagaaaagggtaaagagaagaggtaaggaaaagagaaggacaaaggaaggatgatgacatacaagcagagaaggcaaagaatgcgttacatttacgagcgtccatctccggacgtaggcacaaaccgtactcccagagggggagaaaggaaacgaATGAgtcagaggtgaggggaggggggggggcgaagatgggggaaaGGGAAGggtgcggaaaaggaaggtatgcagcctggaaaggaaggaaagCCACATTAGCTCGGGTTCCCGTGCTCactacacacgtatccacaaaagagttgtggacccccctgGGGGGGGGAACTCCACACTCTGATATGTGAGGTAGTGAGGGAAGTGCCATCTAGAACCCAGAGAGTACAGTGGGGCAGGAAGTTCTGGACAAAATTTGCAAGCTAGACCTGGAGACCGCACTCATGTAAGGTAGCGAGGAAGTGGTGCCGCCATGTGGTGTCACAAGCTGTTTATAGTCCAAAGAATATAGCAGTAAGGTTTAGACATGGAACAAAAGCTGTctagatggcagactccaggcaagcAGCAGTGGTACAGCCTAGGCAAaaaccaccctgggatggagccagaatGCCCCGAGACACACAGCCACCAACTCACCCCGCGCTCAAGCAGCTTACACAAGACATTGGTGAGATTAACTGGCCGATAGCTGTCTGTAGGTAGGAGATTTTTTACACGGTTTCGGTTCCATTAAGGTGAGAGCTCACCCTCACTCCAGGTACAGTTGATGATGGTAAATAGTTGATGCCAACAATCGACAGCTAGGTGCAAGAGCATTTGATTTTGGATGTAGTCTGGCCTGGGGCTATGTCAGGACTAACACCTAGGGCACTGAAGAATCCCACTCAATGGGGCACTATAGGGCTCCACTTGGCGTGTAGTGGAAATTGATTGCAAACAGTCAGCTGTTTAAGGACACAAAAGGCAGGCTGTTACTTCTCAGATGCAGATGCTTGCACATGACACAGAACAAAATGTTTAGCTATGGTGTCTGGGTCAGTGGAAACAACACTGTTCAAGGGAATACCAATTGCACCTGCAGAGGCCCAGTATCCATTAATGCATCTGACCTTCACCTGTACCTGCACAGGAGTTGTACATTGTGCTGTGGTTGAAACATATTGTTCCCAGTATTCTTGCTTCTGTCATTTTATTAAGTGGCTGACCCAGGCACAGAGCTGTTTCAGGATAACCAGGTGCTCAACTGTTAGATGGTACTTATGGCGTTTGAGACCCTCTGCAACATCTGTGTTCTGCCAAGGTACTACCTTTGGACAGGGGGATCTCTAAGTCAGTTGCAGTTACAATGGCATTCCGGACAGCCTCATGAGTACCTCCATTCAGCAGAGAGCTCAGAATGACAGTGGAGATGAAAGCATCCCAGTCAGCATTGCAAAGAGCCCATCTAAGTGAACGCCCAGAAGGGAGATGCTGAGTGAGGGTCAGGAAGACTGAAGTAGTCACTACCACACATGCCATTGTGGACCCTCCAATGGATGGATGAGAAAATCAGTGCTGCAAGAAGAAAGATCAATGCGCAACTAATTTCGATGTACCAAACAGTGTGTGGAAGGACAGTATTCAAAAGACAGAGATCAATATCTGCCATTATGTTTTCAACACCTTTACGACAGCCAGGGTTATGGGCACAGAAGTCGCCCAACACTGGGGAAGGTTGGGGAGCTCAGAAACCAACGCAGACAATACGTTCTGAGGCACTCCACCATCAGGAGAGAGAAACATTACAGAAAATAAAGTCCTGAAAAGCCCTTAgcaaacagccacagcctccaaagttGTGTCAAAAGGCCGAAGTTCACTATATACAGACTTCAGAACAGATGAACTAACTCCACCTGACACGCTATCATAATTGGCACGATTCTTGAAATATCGCTGGTAGCCATGAATGGCAGAGGTCCTCGTGAGAAGCCATACGAGGGCGACCTGTGTGTGCCTGGGGGATTGGGATCAGCACCCCTGGAGGGTGGTAAGCCATTGTTCCCAAAGTGGCTGTAGGGAGAGCAGTAAGAGGACAGCCCCCAATAATTGGGAGAAGAGGGGCCGCATGGTCAGGCAGCGTGAAGGCTTGCTGTAGTACATGTAATGGTGGAGAGTACTACCGGCAGAGGGGCAAAGTTGTCGTAGCTGTATTGTGTGACATTGTCATGCACGCTGGATGTAGATATACCTTTCTTGGCCTCCTGTTATGTCAGCCTGGAGTCTTATAttcctgaatttttttctttctctgaaGGACAGCGCAGTCTGGTGAGCTGGGAGAATGTtgctctccacagctgatgcaGGCTAGTGGGGAGGAGCACAAACATTTGCTTGCAGTGGTCTTTCACAAGACCCTACAGACTAGGCTGGCGTTGCAACGTGAAGATGTGCACGAATTTCGTACATTTTAAACATCACATgggtgtgggttcaaatggctctgagcactatgggactcaactgctgaggtcattagtcccctagaacttagaactagttaaaccttactaacctaaggacatcacaaacatccatgcccgaggcaggattcgaacctgcgaccgtagcggtcttgcggttccagactgcagcgcctttaaccgcacggccacttcggccagcctatGGGTGTGTGACATGCAGTGTTAAGTCACAACAGTATACCGTCACCTTTACCTTTTAGGAAATAAATCGATCTCAAAGGTAAAGATGAAAGCCCCAGTAGCAACTGTATTGCTCTTTGAACTCTTATGCGGACAACACACGAATTCTACAACTCTTCACTTCGAGTTGGCGTATAGCTCATTACCATACTGCAGGAGGAAGTCACGATAGAAAATGACGCCTTTCAGACTATTACAGGGAGTGATGGTCACTGGAATGTTACCCAGTagttgtcacaagcaagcaatgtcCATGACTGGACAGGGGACGCTGTTTTAATCAAAACTGACCCATTCTTTGTTTTGGAGATGGCTGCATGGTTGCAACTTCCTCAAACTCACTCTCTGTAGTCTCTACAAGGAATAAAGGCTTTGAGGCCAAAAAATAATCCCACCTGTCCTTTTACAGACCAGGTATTTGAGAGGATATTTCTCTGCTCGTCATTTGGCCTGACATTCCTCCcacagtgtagccagggaaggaaacATTTTGGGGTCGTATCTGTCTACATTGAAAGACTTCTTTCCTTCTAAAGAGACTGCTCGGGCTGTCTGAACACCAACGGGAGAAAGCTTCATCCACTTTATATACAGGTTACCCACTCTAAATAAAGGCtatccccacgggtgccacccaaccAGCCAGCCTCAGCCTTAGAAATGGCTACCAGGCCAGTAATCTGTTGGTCTTAGTCCCCATGCCCCAGTCATGGCACATACTCCTCTTAGGCATGGGAAGTGTTCAGCTCCAGCAccaacagtgtgatccctgtgtggtcagggcaCTACTACCATGCAGGTAATTTACGCCCCACCCAACAGGATGGCTACTGTGCTGGGTTTTGGACATACTACTTTATTTCAGACGAAGGTTGCTGAAGTGGGAAGGCATAAAAGTGGAACACACCATATTAGGCGACCTTCTCTGCACTACCTgcgtttctgaaaaatttggaaaagttgtATGAGCTCAAACTCTACgtatttattaatgaaaatgtgTAGAGAGCGccggaagtgaaatggaaaactaGGGTCCTAAGGTATGTACCATTTCCAAGCAGATTCTGCCTTGACATTGGATGGTGTTTCTGGTGCAAAGGAGGAAAAGGGATGTATAGACTTGCAGCACAAAAGTGGAAATAGTGATTCCGGGGCTGGGGTCTTATTGTAGCTAAGCACATACTCACGAAAGAGTTATGAACGCcttagggattggggggggggggcgggggtgccaCAGGGTGTGTAACACACTGGAGTCCTAAGCTCGTCAGACCCATTTGTCACATACACTGCCTGGTCAGAAATACCAATCACTTGCatataatgcggaactgaccactagttGTCACGGAAGATGGACCCTACAAGTCTAAATGGATGTAGCTAATACTGAGTTATCAGTGGAGAAGCGTCAGTAGAATGGGTCTGCAGGGTAGTTCATCGACTTTGGTACTAGACGTTGTGTATGAAGTGCGCAACAGatcaatcagggacatttcaaccccttCTAAtggtgccattgttgttgttgttgttgttgttgttggtggtggtggtggtggtggtggtggtgaaacgtgaaggaacaacgacACCTAAACCAAGGcgaggcagatctcatgtactgacgaacagaAACGATCGAGAACTGTGGAGCGTAGGTTTTAAAAATCTCGTGGAATCAGAAGAAGAAACGACTTCCGAATTAAAAAGAActtggtacaatggtcgagcagctgttcattAAGCACAGATCTCTCTGTAGGCAAtgttaagcgacgcttgaagtTGCGGAAATAGTGATgccactggacggtggatgactgaAGTGATTTGGAATGTGTTCGGTGAACAGCTGGCGGACGTTGCCTACTATCATATGGAGTGCGTACAGTGAAGTACAGGGGAGGTGGTATTAAGGTATCACTGGGTGGGGGAGGATGGGGGTGTTTCGCTGTTAGGATGTAGTCCGCTTAATGCGCTTAAGACGACGGTGAATGCAGGGGGACACGAGCCCGTTATACATCATTTAGTATTGCGTTTGAGGAAGACACTGCACCTGTCATGAAGCAGCAGTTTAGAGTGGCTTGTGGACAGTAACAGTCAAGAAATGGGTTGACCTACCCAGAGCCCCAAcgcgaacccagtggaacacctttgagatgcgACAGTTCAGCTTCTTTCTAGAACCCTACATCTAATACTGACTTCCAATTTCGCCTATTAAGGAAGAGTGGACAGTCATTTCTCCAGAGTTTCCGAGACgttattttcagtttatccagcagAATTCAAACTGTCACAGAAGCGAAGAgttgacacaccccatattaatatccAATAACAGGTGTTTGGATACTTTGGATCAGACAGTGTATTGCACTGCATACTTTGTGAAGAGGAATTTTAATACTAGTTCTTTTATCTTAGAAGTTCACCACAGAACGAGACTACGAGCTGCAAAGCAGAGCAGACAGCTTCCATTGCACGCAGCAATTTTTAGGATTACAGAGCGAGGTTCAGTTTCTAGCTGGCAAGTTTCAGAACCTAACTGACAACTTACAGTCCTTAAGGGTTTTGATGGAATCTATGGCATGCATAACATAGTCCTATTCTCAGAGGAGTATCTCATTGCCTGTGATAACTTTTTCCAATTCAGAGTAGTACTTAACGTTTACGTACCTTATTACATTTGCTTAACATTTCAGGGACTAAGAGAAGATAATTTCCACTCTAGCGTTCTGTAAGTACTATTCAGAGTGTGAagctgttaaggggggtaggacgccaaacggaccgacttggagcagggggGCACcatacgacattttaatttccactgtctatacttttacaaataaattcataaaactttgtcaacacgaccaggaaggatcCAGGATTCAAACTCATCGCAATGTAAGTCCaaagtataacaaaataaatttgttttatctgtgaaatttcatctttttacacttactattggctgaatttgttgctataggtacacttttcttcagaagtaagagagattcttcgatgaattttgcatagcatacaaaccatacttacaggtgtataaaactctagaatttatttaattaatgaaaaaatgaatacgctgtttcattttaaacttcatgtttagaaaaatctCAAATTTTATCGTTAATTATCAccatttttagcacagtttttaatagattttgaaaattctagagtttcatacacctgtaagtatggtttgttatgctgtgcaaaattcatcgaagaatctccctcatttataaagaaaagtgtacctatagcaacgaatgcagccaatagtaagtgaaaaaattatgacatttcacatgtaaaaaaatatatttagttatatttttgaccTTCCACTCCTATGAGCGTGAATCtcgaacccttcctggtcatgctgacaaagttttatgaatttgtaaaagtacagacagtggaaattaaaatgtcctgtggtgcctctcctgccccaagtcTGCCAGTTTgacttcctacccccccccccccttaaatatgTTTTGCCATTCCCGATTTGTATGCACGCTTCCCTCTCGCCACTTGTTACATTCCTCCAAACACTGAATATGCGTAGGTATAATTACGCGCAGAGGAATTTGTACTGCTACAGCACACGTAGCTAGAAAGCCCTCGCTCACACCCCTGTTCTGCCAGCCGAATCTCTATTCGGCAAGCCATCAGTTAGGAACCTATAGTTTTAGACGCTATTACCTTCGTGTAAGAGCCCCGAAGTGCATCTTATGAGAAATAAATGCCTTTCAGAGGTCCACAGTGATGACATGATGACGGAACTGAACCAGTTTTAAGAGCACAGTAGCGTTGTCGAGGCAGCGCGCCAGGCCACAGAGAGGAGAGTTCAGAGGAGTGAGAAGTTCCCGCACCTTCCTTCGTGGGTTTGACGTAGCCCTCGGGGCCGTGGACCTTGCGGAAGGTGCCGCCGCAGAGCTGCTGGTGGCGGCGCCACCACGAGTCCCTGGGACCGGGCGGGCAGCGGCTGTAGCGCTTGACGGTGCCGAAGCACGGCCGCCACTGGAGGCAGGGCCCGTCGCAGCGGTACCAGTGCTGCCGGTAGAACTCCACCTCGTCGTCGAACTCGTGGAACACCGTGATGGAGGTGCCCGCCTCGCGGTTGATGCGCCGCATGTACTTGTGGAACTCCGGCCCGTGCTCGCTGCGGTCGCGGTCCTTGTTGCGCACGAACAGGTAGGCGTGGATCATCTCGTGCTGCAACACGACACGAGCGCACGGTGTActctaaggctcgtttcacactgggacatttgtgacggtcaccggtgacggtcactgatagagataccttcgtttgaattggagcattcacaccgggacactgcactgagtcaccgagccacggtgacccagcagtgactcaccctcgccacatgtgacggacaccgatactgtgttcgctgcggtcaccgccggacatgcattagcctgtactggagtgttcacactgggacaccgatcacagacacggcattgcagagttgccaacagacaggcagccgttgctgagcctagtggttctccacacagtgcagccatgagtttagagttcatcaacacagaaggttttataagtgaagtggaaagtcgtcacgttatttgggatatgaaaagcgatgactacagtaacaaagtcatgaaaataaaagcgtggcaagaaattattactaagtttgtgcctgatttcgatgaaaagagcatagatgaaagaaacaaaattggtaagttctatattcttttttcactttaataccgtatttttcggaccacaagaatagcgaaatatatcttctatccctgtacgaggctaggaggttaataacctacaaggagaatactagtagttcatcaaatgaagttttttacattcgaaaatactgaaaaaacttcttctcagactgtctcagatcgtcataaagggtgtagtACAATCCtttccagccgatcacgtagcagtggatgtatgtgtaatgaacgttttgtcttcattctcctcctcctccccattacaagtactaacaacagttcctcctcgctcgagtccatttcaccaacaaatcagttggtaacagctgcagtgtgggacacaaGTGGCCCAGGAGTGTTAGCGACAGTCACCGGCGACAGTCACCGGCGACAGTCACCGGCGACAGTCACCGGCGACAGTCACCGGCGACAGTCACCGGCGACAGTCACCGGCGACAGTCACCGGCGACAGTCACCGGCGACAGTCACCGGCGACAGTCACCGGCGACAGTCACCGGCGACAGTCACCGGCGACAGTCACCGGCGACAGTCACCGGCGACAGTCACCGGCGACAGTCACCGGCGACAGTCACCGGCGACAGTCACCGGCGACAGTCACCGGCGACAGTCACCGGCGACAGTCACCGGCGACAGTCACCGGCGACAGTCACCGGCGACAGTCACCGGCGACAGTCACCGGCGACAGTCACCGGCGACAGTCACCGGCGACAGTCACCGGCGACAGTCACCGGCGACAGTCACCGGCGACAGTCACCGGCGACAGTCACCGGCGACAGTCACCGGCGACAGTCACCGGCGACAGTCACCGgcgactgtggcgaacactcctgggccactggtgtcccacactgccccacaggtgaccgtcacaagtgtcccagtgtgaaacgagcctaagagACCACGGCCTCCTCTGCTAACGTGCTCCCTCTCTAATGGAAGGCAGCGTAACTTTCATTAGGCTCAGATCAGGCCTCGCCAAACAGCGCTCCGAACGTTCGACTGCAATCTGACGCGAGTACACCAGGACAGTCTGCCAACTGCGATAAATTAGATTTGTGTTCTGCGTCTACAACCTACTCCCCAAACCACcacacggtgtgtggtggagggtaccctaaaCACCTTttagttgtttcctttcctgtacGACTTGCAGACTGAACCAAGGGGGGAAaaccacgccgcgcgggattagccgagcggtcttgggcgctgcagtcatgggccgtgcggctggtcccggcggaggttcgagtcctccctcgggcatgtgtgtgtgttctcagcagttctttagcagttaagtcccataagatttcacaaacattcgaCCATTTGGAAAACCATTGTGTATAtacctccgcatgagccctaatttctagcaCCTTATCCTTGTGGTCCTTATGCGAACtggatgttggcggcagtagaaccttTCTGATATCAGCTTcatatgcctgttctctaaattttctcaacactgttccacggaaagaacgtcgcctttcgtcCGTGGAATCCAATtttagtttccgaagcatctccgtaacactcttgtGCTGTTtgatcctaccggtaacaaatctagcatcgtgcctctgaactgctttgatgtcttcctttaatcggaccCAGTACGGATCCCGAACAATGCCAGTGCTCAAAATAGGTCGCAGTACCGTATTTTACCGAGACGCACctgaatttttaagcaattttttttaaattgcatttctagcattttattattagattgcaaatccagactctacatctacatggacactctgcaaatcacatttaagtgcctgccagagggc is from Schistocerca cancellata isolate TAMUIC-IGC-003103 chromosome 6, iqSchCanc2.1, whole genome shotgun sequence and encodes:
- the LOC126191451 gene encoding DNA-dependent metalloprotease dvc-1-like, whose protein sequence is MSKLVDTPPQGKTYSPEDGMTHEGAACTSLVDPSLEYTDPTPDIHALFLQFNDRFFRGRLAAVEVKWSSRMTSNVGVCTYEGEDGLCTIRLSEPLLKLRPRKDLVETLLHEMIHAYLFVRNKDRDRSEHGPEFHKYMRRINREAGTSITVFHEFDDEVEFYRQHWYRCDGPCLQWRPCFGTVKRYSRCPPGPRDSWWRRHQQLCGGTFRKVHGPEGYVKPTKEE